The genomic segment CGATGCCGGTGAAATGGAAGATACGATTAAAATTTCGTCGACAACCGAAAAAGTAACGACGCCTGGACGTAAAAAGTTATACAGAATTATTGACCGAGAAAATGGTAAGGCAGAAGGGGATTATATTACGATGTATGATGAAAATCCCGCATCCGAGAAACGCATCAAAATGTTCCACCCCGTCCATACATTCATCTCGAAGTTTGTTACGAATTTTGAAGCGAAGGACTTACACGTCAAAGTCGTGGAACAAGGGGTTATCATCTATAATAATCCGACTCTTCAACAAATGCGTGATTACGCAAAAGACAACTTGGAGTTATTATGGGATGAATATAAACGATCCCTTAATCCAGAAGAGTATCCGGTCGACTTAAGCCAAAAATGTTGGGACAATAAGATGCGCAATATCCAGGAAGTCCAGGAAATGGTGGAAGACTTTATTAATGGCTAAGGAGGTTTGTTGAAGTTGACATTACAAGATAGAATTATCGCTGAGTTAAAGGCGCAGCCAATCATTGAACCTAAAGAGGAAATTCGGAAATCGATTGACTTCATGAAAGAATATGTAAGGGAAAACCCATTTTTAAATGGTTTTGTTCTTGGAATTTCAGGTGGGCAAGACTCGACGCTTGTCGGGAAACTTGCTCAACTCGCTGTTGATGAATTAAATGATGAAGAGGAAACTAAGCGATTTAAATTCATTGCAATCCGGTTGCCTTATGGTTCTCAGTTTGACGAGGAGGATTGCCAGGATGCATTGGAATTCATTAAGCCGTCTCTAATCTACACGATTAACATAAAAGAAGCTGTCGATGCGAGTGAACGTGCATTGACTGCAGGTGGCGTTACGTTGACCGATTTTGCTAAAGGAAACGAAAAAGCACGGGAACGTATGAAGGTTCAATACTCAGTTGCGGCCATGCATGATTGTATTGTTCTCGGGAGTGATCATGCAGCGGAAGCCATTACCGGATTTTATACGAAATTCGGGGATGGCGGTGCAGACCTTATGCCGATCTACAGGCTGAACAAACGGCAAGGGAAACAACTACTTAAGGAACTTGGATGCCCTGAACATCTCTACTTGAAAGTTCCGACAGCGGATCTTGAAGAAAACAGACCGGCTATTCCTGATGAAGTAGCGCTTGGTGTCACCTATGACGATATCGATAATTATCTTGAAGGTAAAAAGTTGCCGGAGGGATCCCGTACAGCAATCGAGAATCATTTTCTCCGTTCAAAGCATAAACGGCATATGCCGATTACAATTTTTGATGATTTTTGGAAATGACTTCAGGGGGCTCCTTATTGGGGCTCCTTTTTATTTTCTAATCAGTGCTTAAGTTGTGTGAGAATTAGATATCCTGTATTATAAAGGTATGTTTTGTTAATTTTCGGACAAATTTAGCGTAATAGACAATTGGGGGAATTGAAATGACACATAAAGAGATGATTGAAAAAGTCTTAACCAATATCGAAAAAGTGATGATTGGGAAAAGAGATATCGCCGAATTAAGTGTTACCGCACTTCTTGCCCGAGGGCATGTCCTACTTGAAGACGTGCCAGGTGTTGGAAAAACGATGATGGTAAAAGCATTGGCTAAGTCAATTGGGGCAGATTTTAAGCGAATTCAATTTACACCGGACTTACTTCCTTCCGATGTTCTAGGCGTTTCAATTTATAACCCTAAAGAAATGGAATTTGAATTTAGGCCAGGACCCATCATGGGGAATATTATTCTAGCCGATGAAATTAATAGGACTTCGCCAAAGACGCAATCCTCTCTATTGGAAGGGATGGAAGAGTCCACCGTGACGATAGATGGAGAAACGATGCGAATTCCGCAACCCTTTTTTGTCATGGCAACACAAAATCCGATTGAATATGAAGGTACATACCCGCTACCTGAAGCGCAACTTGACCGTTTTCTATTTAAACTGAAGATGGGTTATCCGACGAAAATGGAAGAGATTGAAGTACTTGATCGTGCGGAGAAGGCCGTTCCAATTGACACATTAGAAACCGTAGTATCACTTGAAGAATTAATCGAACTCCAAAAGGCTGTAACAGAAGTTAAAGTCGATAATACTATTAAGTCCTATATCGTAGAATGTGCTTCGCAGACGCGTGATAATCCCTATGTCTATTTAGGTGTAAGTCCCCGAGGATCTCTTGCGCTTATGAAGGCATGTCAGGCGTATGCGATGATAAAAGGGAGAACTTACGTTACACCGGATGATGTTCAGTACTTATCGCCATTCGTTTTTGGACATCGCATGATTTTACGCCCTGAAGCCAAGTATGAAGGGATTTCCACTTCGGAAATTATAGAACGAATTTTGATGAAAGTACGTGTACCTGTAGATAAGGTTCAGCTGAAATGACAACTGCTAGGAAAATGATTGATATTTCGAGCCGGTTACTATTTGTTTTGTTCGTCTTGGTTTCTACATTTGTTTTTGCCATGTTCCAAGGCGGCATGGTCAGTTGGACTATTTTTTATATTATATTGCCTTTTATAATCTATTCTCTATTACTATTTTTCTATCCAATGTCGAAAATGACTGTGGAACGTACCATTCGGACACCTCATGTGCAAAATGGTGAGAAGTTGATTGTTTCTTTATCTATTAAACGTAAAGATCGATTTCCCTTACTTTATACCGTTGTAAGTGAACAGTGGGCAGAGCCCGAAATAGTTGTTTTGGCAGGTGAAAAGTTAAAACGCCTGTTTGTTTTTGGATTCCGTCAAGAAGTTGAGTGGGAATACGAAATCGAAAAAATACCCAGGGGTGAACATATACTTCAAGGGGTGAAAGTTGAGATTTCCGACTTTTTTGGATGGCTCCGAAAAACGAAATTTATTGAAGTAGAGAATATGATTCTAGTGTATCCCAAAATGACAGGTATTCATTATGTACCATTTAATACACAATATGACCAAGGTACGATGGCCTCGCCATTAAATATCGTCAAAGATACGACGATGGCAACGGGTGTACGCAATTACCAGTCAGGTGATCGGGTGACATGGATTCATTGGAAATCGTTTGCTAGAACGCAGACCTTGATGACAAAGGAGTTTGAAGATAGACGATCACAAGAGTTATTTATAATCATGGATGGCAGAGAGTCGAAAATGTTTGAGGAGCTAGTAGAACTTACTGCTTCAATATTGAAAGAAGCATCAAATCATCAGGCAGATCTTGCCTTGATGACGACGGGTCCTAAACCCTCCTTATTCCCATTTATACAGTCGGAAGAGCAACTTCATATGGCATTGGTTCACTTGGCAAAGATTAAGCCTGCGAATGAAGCATCATTAGCTGACTTTGGAACCACGTTTCAACACGGGGGCAGTATTGTATTGATCACGGGGAACCCCGATGGGCCTTTCATACAATCAGTCCTGCTAAGTGTGGACAACGTTGAATCTATCATTTGCATGGTCGTAGTGAAACGTGATGATCCAGCATTGCAAAGGATTGAAGAGGATATTAGACTTGCAAAATCGAAGGGAATTACCGTGCATTTATTAGAACAGAAGCAGTTTTCAGATGCTTTTAAAGAGGCGGTGCGATTATGACTGGAGCGCGAATTGATAGGCAACTGCTACTAATTCTTTATATACTGGCATTGATTCTTTTAAGGGAATGGCTAATTCCGGTTATTGAATTGACCAATTCAGATCATTTAACACTGTTTTTATTATTTGTGGCGCTATCATTTTTTTTGGCCTTAATTAAAGCAAAGTGGTGGATAGTCGTTCCTACAAAGATTATTTTCATTGTAGTAGCGACCCATTATGTATTTTTTGAAAAGGTACTATTTACAAAGGAAACACTAGTATATGTATCAGGTGACTTCCTTTCGAATGCCCCAATTATCATGAATGGTGACTGGGAAAGTATTACGAATCCATTTAGAACTGTGTTGTTTTTCGCGCTACTGTGGATGACGACCTATCTTATCCGTCATTGGATTGAAGTAAGGAAAAGTATTTTGCTATTTTATATCATGACTATTCTATTTATAGCGTTCATTGATACGTTCGGTGGATATGCTGCAGGTGGCGCTATTTTCCGAATTATGGTGACGGGGTTATTACTTCTTGGTTTACTTGCGATTACTAGGCTTGCGGAGAAGCACAACACATCAGTTCCAACAGGTGCATTCCTAGCGATATCCGTTCCACTTCTTTTCGCAGTTGTTGTGAGTGGAACGCTTGCCAACATTCTTCCGAAACAAGATCCCATCTGGCCAGATCCGCTACCTTATTTTGAGTCATTTGTGCAAGGGAGTGGGGAAGGTGGGGTGGCTAAAAGTGGATACGATACGAATGATTCCACATTGGGTGGTTCGTTTGTGCAGGATTCTACATTAGTCATTGAAGCAAAAGTGGCTAATGAACAATACTGGAAAATTGAAACGAAAAACACATACACCTCAAAAGGTTGGGAACAGGTATCTGTTGACGATTCCCAGACTAGTTATACTCCTGGTATGGAGATAGGGGAAATTGCGAGTCAAGGAAATGTGGACGCTGCAGCCCAACAACTTGCGGATTTGAAGGTGTCGGAAGACTTTTCTTTCATCGTTTATCCTTATGGGATGAATAAAGTATACGCAACAAAGGATGTTGTTTTTCAATACTTGGAAGGAGCAGGAAAGTACAGTACAGAAATCGAGGGCAAGGAAGGGGTCCTAGATTCGTATCAAGTCGAATTCACCGAGCCTGATTACAGCTTGAAAAAATTAAGGGCTACTAGGATGGGAGATTTTTCAGAGGTAGCTGAAGATTTAACTCAGTACCTACAACTTCCAGAGCAATTACCTGAACGGGTGGAGGAACTTGCAAAAAACATAACAGAAAATCAGGAAAGTGTTTACGAGAAGACGAAGGCAATCGAAAAGTACTTTGGAAGAAATGGCTTTGTTTATACTCAGCAAGGTGTCGCTATTCCAAAAGCAGGCGATGATTATGTAGATCAGTTCCTCTTTGATACCAAACAGGGATACTGCGATAACTTTTCCACGTCTATGGTTGTCATGTTGCGCTCGATTGATATTCCAGCACGTTGGGTAAAAGGTTTTGCTCCCGGAGAATTTGTCTTAAATGACGAAGGGGAGAAAGTTTATCAAATTACGAATAATGAGGCGCATTCATGGGTTGAAGCATATATGCCTGGTATTGGCTGGATGCCATACGAACCGACAATTGGATTTAGTAGCTTAACGGATATTGAATATGATATCGAGTTGAACCTTGATGATACACTAACACCGGAAGTGAAAAAGCCTGAACAACCAAAGAAAGAGCAGGCTGAAAAAACGGTTAAAGCAGATAGGAACTTCAAAAATAGTGAGATTTTCAAAACTATGGGTACTTGGATCCGGAATAATATGTGGATAATAGGTGTGATTGTGTTAATAGTCATTTTTGCCGGCTGGCGAATATTCGTTAGTAGGGTAAAGTGGCTGCCTAAAGTGCTAGTTTATGTCCATCGTACTAAACAAGAAGATTGGTTAACATTTACAAAGCGCTATAACAGTTTATTGAAACAACTGGATCGTTCTGGTTTGAAGCGGGCAACTGGTATGACATTATCTGATTATGCAACGAGTGTTGACAACTACTTCGGTGGAGAAAGAATGAAAATGCTTACAACTGCATATGAAAAGGGTTTTTACGGTGGAAATATAACTGAACACGAATGGGTAGTGTTGCGGGAAATATGGGAAGATTTAATCAATAGGTCTTCGGGTTGATTTTTGTCGTAAATAGAAGTAAGATGAAAAAAGAACAAGCCCAAGGTGCCCTCATATATATCCGATAATACGGTTCGGATGTTTCTACAAGTTACCGAAAATGACTTGGCTATGAAGGTGGATTTAGCTCATTGATATATGAGCTTTGTTCGCTTTTTTATAGATGATGAGACGCGCAGAAAGCTGGACTTTCTGACGCGTTTTTCTCTATTTGAAAAGGCCTTGTGGAACGTTTGGAATATAGTTATGTTGCACGATGAAAAAATTGGTAAAATAGCCGGAAAAGGCTGGAATAATAAAATTAAAAGGAGGTTGTATCATCTTGAAGCAGGACAATATTTTAGTATTGGATTTAGGTAGTAGTGAGAATACGACAATAGCCCGTTGGATTCGTGATTTAGGTGTATATAGTGAGATTCACCCTCATGATATTACATCACAAACGATTGAAGGTTTAAAAACGGTAAAAGGGATTATTTTAAATGGTGGTGAAAATAATATCGTTGATGGTGAAGCGATTGACGTATTAGATGAAATATTCGCTTTAAACATTCCGGTAATTAGTGTGGGTCATCCTTCTACGAAAGCACTTAAAACATTCGAGCAATGGCCAAGTGAAAAGGAAACGAAAGCACTTTTAAAAGATTTCGTGTTCCATACATGTAAGGCAGAAGCTAACTGGAATATGAAAAATTTCATTGATGATCAAGTTGCTTTAATCCGTAAACAGGTAGGCGATAAGAAAGTATTATTGGCTCTTTCAGGTGGTGTAGATTCTTCTGTTGTTGCGGCATTATTAGTTAAGGCAATCGGCAAGCAATTAATTTGTGTGCACGTAAACCATGGTTTAATGCGTAAAAACGAGTCTGAGGGCGTTGTTCAAATGTTCGAAAAAGACTTGGGGGATAACCTTGTTTACGTGGATGCAAGCGAGCGTTTCTTAGGTAAACTAAAAGGGGTAGACGAGCCAGAAGAGAAGCGTAAAATTATCGGCAATGAATTTATTCGCGTATTTGAAGAAGAAGCGCGTAAACTTGAAGGAATTGACTTTTTAGCACAAGGAACAATATATCCAGATATCGTAGAATCTGGTACAAAAACGCATAAAGTTGTGAAGTCACACCATAATGTTGGAGGACTTCCAGAAGACTTGCAATTTGAATTAGTGGAGCCGTTATTCCAACTATTCAAAGATGAAGTACGTGCGTGTGGTGTTGAGTTAGGTCTTCCGCACGATATGGTATACCGCCAACCATTCCCAGGACCTGGTCTAGGTGTGCGCGTTTTAGGTGAAATTGAGCCTCATCGTCTTGAAGCGGTACGCGAATCAGATGCTATTTTACGCGAAGAATTTGCACTCGCAGGATTGGATCAGAAAGTTTGGCAATACTTTACAATCATTCCGAACTTCAAGTCTGTCGGTGTACGCAACAACGAGCGTACGTATGAATACCCAATCATTATTCGTGCCGTCAACACAGTAGATGCGATGACAGCGACAGTGGAACAAATCGACTGGCCAATTCTTCTGAAAATCACTGACCGGATCATTAACGAAGTGAAAAATGTAAACCGCGTATGCTATGACCTGTCTCCAAAGCCAGGCGGCACAATCGAGTGGGAATAAAATAGAAGATATCGTATAAAACCGAGGATATGGCTCGGAAGTTTCTACCGGGACACCTTAAATTTCCCGACTACGATTCAAATAGAAGGGGGATAACCCTTCTATTTGAATTTGTTTTAGGGAAGCATGCGAAGTACTATCGCATGCTTTTTTTATCTAAAAAAACTATTTGAAGAGGAAGTTATACATGAAAAAGTATTTTGAGTTCGATAAGCTCGGAACAAATTATCGCCGAGAAGTTATCGGTGGTCTGACAACGTTTCTTGCAATGGCATATATTCTTATTGTCAATCCGTTAATGTTGTCGCTTGATGGCATAACGGGCATTCCGGACGAAATGCGTATGGACAAAGGCGCTGTATTTGTCGCAACAGCATTGGCCGCAGCAGTAGGTTCTTTATTTATGGGACTTATCGCGAGATATCCAATTGGACTTGCGCCGGGTATGGGATTAAATGCATTCTTCGCATTCAGTGTAGTATTGGGTATGGGGATTCCTTGGCAAACAGCATTAACGGGTGTACTTTTTTCAGGTCTCATATTCATTGTATTATCACTTTCTGGTCTCCGCGAAACGATTATTAATGCAATACCTACACAACTTAAGTATGCAGTTGGTGCCGGTATAGGTCTTTTCATTACATTCCTTGGATTTCAAAATGCCAACATTATTGTTGCTGACCCTAACACGCTTGTAACTTTGGGTGATTTAACGAAGGGGCCGACATTGCTGGCGATTTTTGGTCTTGTTATTACAGTAATTATGATGGTTCGAAAGATTAACGGTGCTATATTTTACGGAATGATAACGACTACTATAGTAGGAATGATTTTCGGGCTGATTAATATGCCTGATAAAATCGTTTCTAGTGTACCGAGTGTGGCTCCGACGTTCGGAGCTGCATTCGAAGCGATATTCCAAGATCCGACTTCGTTATTTACAGCTCAATTTCTTGTGATTGTTATCACATTCCTATTCGTAGATTTCTTTGATACAGCGGGAACGCTTGTCGCAGTTGCGAATCAGGCAGGTCTCATGAAAGATGATAAGTTGCCAAGAGCGGGGAAGGCACTTCTCGCGGACTCAATGGCAACCGTAACGGGTGCAGTTTTTGGAACGTCGACTACAACTTCTTACATCGAGTCAACTGCCGGAGTAGCGGCGGGGGCAAGAACAGGGTTTGCTTCTATTGTAACTGGTGTTCTATTTCTTCTTGCGCTGTTCTTTTCACCGCTACTGTTTGTCATTACGTCGGAAGTAACTGCACCAGCATTAATTATTGTAGGTGTGTTAATGGCATCTTCGTTAGGGAATATTGAATGGAAACGCTTTGAAATTGCAGTGCCGGCATTCTTTACGATTATTGCAATGCCACTTAGTTATAGTATCGCAACAGGAATTGCGATTGGTTTCATCTTCTATCCAATTACGATGATTGTAAGTGGACGCAGAAAAGAAGTTCATCCAATTATGTATGGGTTATGGATTATTTTCGTCTTGTACTTTATGTTTATAAAATAATGGAACGGTCCCCAGGTTTAATTCGGGGGCCGTTTCTCTATGGTATTACATATGATTATGAGGGTTTAAGTAGTGAGGCTTAATAAAAACTTAATAAACTTTACATAAAGTATATAAAACTGTTGACATATGTTTTAGCGGATGGTATATTGATTAAGCAGTCGGGAGCGAACGACAAATACCGACAGCGAATTACAACAAATGAACCTTGAAAACTGAACAGCAAAACATCAATGAAATACAGCGAGAGTGCTAACGCATTTGAGCAAAACGTTTCTAACTAAATCAGCTTCGGTTGGTTGAAAAGAAACACACACAAGAATCTTCGGATTCGAGTCAGCAAGAAATGAGCTATTCATTTTCTTCTATTATGGAGAGTTTGATCCTGGCTCAGGACGAACGCTGGCGGCATGCCTAATACATGCAAGTCGAGCGGAATGACGAGAGCTTGCTCTCTGATTTTAGCGGCGGACGGGTGAGTAACACGTGGGCAACCTGCCCTACAGATGGGGATAACTCCGGGAAACCGGGGCTAATACCGAATAATCAGTTTGTCCGCATGGACAAACTCTGAAAGACGGTTTCGGCTGTCACTGTAGGATGGGCCCGCGGCGCATTAGCTAGTTGGTGGGGTAATGGCCTACCAAGGCAACGATGCGTAGCCGACCTGAGAGGGTGATCGGCCACACTGGGACTGAGACACGGCCCAGACTCCTACGGGAGGCAGCAGTAGGGAATCTTCCACAATGGACGAAAGTCTGATGGAGCAATGCCGCGTGAGCGAAGAAGGTTTTCGGATCGTAAAGCTCTGTTGTAAGGGAAGAACACGTACGGGAGTAACTGCCCGTGCCATGACGGTACCTTATTAGAAAGCCACGGCTAACTACGTGCCAGCAGCCGCGGTAATACGTAGGTGGCAAGCGTTGTCCGGAATTATTGGGCGTAAAGCGCGCGCAGGCGGTTCTTTAAGTCTGATGTGAAAGCCCACGGCTCAACCGTGGAGGGTCATTGGAAACTGGAGAACTTGAGTACAGAAGAGGAAAGCGGAATTCCACGTGTAGCGGTGAAATGCGTAGAGATGTGGAGGAACACCAGTGGCGAAGGCGGCTT from the Sporosarcina psychrophila genome contains:
- the nadE gene encoding ammonia-dependent NAD(+) synthetase translates to MTLQDRIIAELKAQPIIEPKEEIRKSIDFMKEYVRENPFLNGFVLGISGGQDSTLVGKLAQLAVDELNDEEETKRFKFIAIRLPYGSQFDEEDCQDALEFIKPSLIYTINIKEAVDASERALTAGGVTLTDFAKGNEKARERMKVQYSVAAMHDCIVLGSDHAAEAITGFYTKFGDGGADLMPIYRLNKRQGKQLLKELGCPEHLYLKVPTADLEENRPAIPDEVALGVTYDDIDNYLEGKKLPEGSRTAIENHFLRSKHKRHMPITIFDDFWK
- a CDS encoding AAA family ATPase, whose translation is MTHKEMIEKVLTNIEKVMIGKRDIAELSVTALLARGHVLLEDVPGVGKTMMVKALAKSIGADFKRIQFTPDLLPSDVLGVSIYNPKEMEFEFRPGPIMGNIILADEINRTSPKTQSSLLEGMEESTVTIDGETMRIPQPFFVMATQNPIEYEGTYPLPEAQLDRFLFKLKMGYPTKMEEIEVLDRAEKAVPIDTLETVVSLEELIELQKAVTEVKVDNTIKSYIVECASQTRDNPYVYLGVSPRGSLALMKACQAYAMIKGRTYVTPDDVQYLSPFVFGHRMILRPEAKYEGISTSEIIERILMKVRVPVDKVQLK
- a CDS encoding DUF58 domain-containing protein — its product is MTTARKMIDISSRLLFVLFVLVSTFVFAMFQGGMVSWTIFYIILPFIIYSLLLFFYPMSKMTVERTIRTPHVQNGEKLIVSLSIKRKDRFPLLYTVVSEQWAEPEIVVLAGEKLKRLFVFGFRQEVEWEYEIEKIPRGEHILQGVKVEISDFFGWLRKTKFIEVENMILVYPKMTGIHYVPFNTQYDQGTMASPLNIVKDTTMATGVRNYQSGDRVTWIHWKSFARTQTLMTKEFEDRRSQELFIIMDGRESKMFEELVELTASILKEASNHQADLALMTTGPKPSLFPFIQSEEQLHMALVHLAKIKPANEASLADFGTTFQHGGSIVLITGNPDGPFIQSVLLSVDNVESIICMVVVKRDDPALQRIEEDIRLAKSKGITVHLLEQKQFSDAFKEAVRL
- a CDS encoding DUF4129 domain-containing transglutaminase family protein, encoding MTGARIDRQLLLILYILALILLREWLIPVIELTNSDHLTLFLLFVALSFFLALIKAKWWIVVPTKIIFIVVATHYVFFEKVLFTKETLVYVSGDFLSNAPIIMNGDWESITNPFRTVLFFALLWMTTYLIRHWIEVRKSILLFYIMTILFIAFIDTFGGYAAGGAIFRIMVTGLLLLGLLAITRLAEKHNTSVPTGAFLAISVPLLFAVVVSGTLANILPKQDPIWPDPLPYFESFVQGSGEGGVAKSGYDTNDSTLGGSFVQDSTLVIEAKVANEQYWKIETKNTYTSKGWEQVSVDDSQTSYTPGMEIGEIASQGNVDAAAQQLADLKVSEDFSFIVYPYGMNKVYATKDVVFQYLEGAGKYSTEIEGKEGVLDSYQVEFTEPDYSLKKLRATRMGDFSEVAEDLTQYLQLPEQLPERVEELAKNITENQESVYEKTKAIEKYFGRNGFVYTQQGVAIPKAGDDYVDQFLFDTKQGYCDNFSTSMVVMLRSIDIPARWVKGFAPGEFVLNDEGEKVYQITNNEAHSWVEAYMPGIGWMPYEPTIGFSSLTDIEYDIELNLDDTLTPEVKKPEQPKKEQAEKTVKADRNFKNSEIFKTMGTWIRNNMWIIGVIVLIVIFAGWRIFVSRVKWLPKVLVYVHRTKQEDWLTFTKRYNSLLKQLDRSGLKRATGMTLSDYATSVDNYFGGERMKMLTTAYEKGFYGGNITEHEWVVLREIWEDLINRSSG
- the guaA gene encoding glutamine-hydrolyzing GMP synthase, whose protein sequence is MLKQDNILVLDLGSSENTTIARWIRDLGVYSEIHPHDITSQTIEGLKTVKGIILNGGENNIVDGEAIDVLDEIFALNIPVISVGHPSTKALKTFEQWPSEKETKALLKDFVFHTCKAEANWNMKNFIDDQVALIRKQVGDKKVLLALSGGVDSSVVAALLVKAIGKQLICVHVNHGLMRKNESEGVVQMFEKDLGDNLVYVDASERFLGKLKGVDEPEEKRKIIGNEFIRVFEEEARKLEGIDFLAQGTIYPDIVESGTKTHKVVKSHHNVGGLPEDLQFELVEPLFQLFKDEVRACGVELGLPHDMVYRQPFPGPGLGVRVLGEIEPHRLEAVRESDAILREEFALAGLDQKVWQYFTIIPNFKSVGVRNNERTYEYPIIIRAVNTVDAMTATVEQIDWPILLKITDRIINEVKNVNRVCYDLSPKPGGTIEWE
- a CDS encoding NCS2 family permease, whose amino-acid sequence is MKKYFEFDKLGTNYRREVIGGLTTFLAMAYILIVNPLMLSLDGITGIPDEMRMDKGAVFVATALAAAVGSLFMGLIARYPIGLAPGMGLNAFFAFSVVLGMGIPWQTALTGVLFSGLIFIVLSLSGLRETIINAIPTQLKYAVGAGIGLFITFLGFQNANIIVADPNTLVTLGDLTKGPTLLAIFGLVITVIMMVRKINGAIFYGMITTTIVGMIFGLINMPDKIVSSVPSVAPTFGAAFEAIFQDPTSLFTAQFLVIVITFLFVDFFDTAGTLVAVANQAGLMKDDKLPRAGKALLADSMATVTGAVFGTSTTTSYIESTAGVAAGARTGFASIVTGVLFLLALFFSPLLFVITSEVTAPALIIVGVLMASSLGNIEWKRFEIAVPAFFTIIAMPLSYSIATGIAIGFIFYPITMIVSGRRKEVHPIMYGLWIIFVLYFMFIK